One window of Sphingomonas sp. KC8 genomic DNA carries:
- a CDS encoding universal stress protein, with protein MLTADSQGIHAKLKKKDTSAMYKHILIATDGSELAQKGVDHGLSLAANLGAEVIVVTVTEPFPIYAGEGWALGPNDFERYHADQTRYAQELLDPIKASAEKLGVPCETHHVPQSRPAEAILEVAAKKGCSLIVMASHGRRGLGRLFLGSQTQEVVSRSSLPVLVVR; from the coding sequence GTGCTGACGGCGGACAGCCAAGGCATTCACGCCAAGCTTAAAAAGAAGGATACTTCAGCTATGTATAAGCATATCCTCATCGCTACAGACGGTTCGGAACTTGCGCAAAAAGGCGTCGATCACGGACTCTCGCTCGCAGCGAACCTCGGCGCCGAAGTCATAGTTGTGACGGTGACTGAGCCGTTTCCGATTTATGCCGGAGAAGGCTGGGCCCTTGGACCGAACGACTTCGAGAGATACCATGCCGATCAGACCAGGTATGCGCAGGAACTGCTCGATCCTATCAAAGCCAGTGCCGAAAAACTGGGCGTGCCCTGCGAAACTCACCACGTTCCCCAAAGCCGCCCGGCGGAAGCAATCCTCGAGGTGGCGGCTAAGAAAGGTTGCTCTCTGATCGTTATGGCGTCCCATGGTCGCCGAGGTCTGGGGCGCCTCTTTCTGGGCAGTCAGACCCAGGAGGTGGTGAGCCGTTCCTCGCTTCCGGTTCTCGTCGTAAGATAG
- a CDS encoding adenylate kinase, with product MRLIMLGPPGAGKGTQAQRLVERYSIPQLSTGEMLRAAVANGTGIGRGAKAIMDRGEFVPDDVVSHMVSDRIDQEDCRRGFILDGFPRTVAQAEALTAMLDQKGVKLDAVIELKVNPATLIERMEKRVADTLAAGGTVRSDDNPDTFATRLDEYRQKTAPLLNYYRRRGELVEVDGMQGMDIVARDIASVLAKVDSN from the coding sequence ATGAGGCTGATAATGCTCGGACCGCCCGGAGCAGGGAAAGGGACGCAGGCGCAGCGCCTGGTTGAACGCTATTCCATTCCTCAGCTTTCCACAGGTGAGATGCTGCGCGCGGCTGTGGCCAACGGCACGGGAATCGGGCGCGGGGCCAAGGCGATCATGGATCGCGGCGAATTCGTACCGGACGACGTGGTCAGCCACATGGTATCTGATCGGATCGATCAAGAGGATTGCCGCAGGGGGTTCATTCTAGACGGCTTCCCCCGGACGGTCGCGCAGGCGGAGGCCCTGACGGCAATGCTGGACCAAAAAGGCGTCAAGCTTGACGCGGTGATCGAATTGAAGGTCAATCCGGCCACGCTCATCGAGCGAATGGAAAAGCGCGTCGCCGATACGCTGGCCGCTGGAGGTACGGTTCGTAGCGATGACAATCCGGATACCTTCGCTACACGTCTTGACGAGTACCGGCAAAAGACCGCGCCGCTCTTGAACTATTATCGCCGGAGAGGAGAACTCGTGGAGGTCGACGGGATGCAGGGCATGGACATCGTTGCGCGCGACATCGCGAGCGTCCTAGCGAAAGTAGATTCCAATTAG
- the adhP gene encoding alcohol dehydrogenase AdhP yields the protein MAKTMKAAVVREFGAPLVIEEAPIPEVGPGQILVKIAATGVCHTDLHATEGDWPVKPNPPFIPGHEGVGHIAAVGSGVTHVKEGDRVGVPWLYTACGHCVHCLGGWETLCELQQNTGYSVNGSFAEYVLADPNYVGHLPDNVGFIDIAPILCAGVTVYKGLKATETKPGEWVVVSGIGGLGHMAVQYARAMGFNVAAVDIDDRKLDLATRLGAALTVNARDEDPSVAIKKAIGGAQGVLVTAVSPTAFQQALGMVRRGGTVALNGLPPGDFPLSIFDTVLNGITVRGSIVGTRLDLLEALEFAGEGKVHATVHTEKLENINDVFARMHHGDIEGRIVLDLA from the coding sequence ATGGCGAAAACCATGAAGGCGGCCGTCGTCCGCGAATTTGGCGCGCCGCTGGTCATCGAAGAGGCGCCGATCCCCGAGGTCGGCCCCGGCCAGATCCTCGTCAAGATCGCAGCGACCGGGGTCTGCCACACCGACCTGCACGCGACCGAAGGTGATTGGCCGGTGAAGCCCAACCCGCCGTTCATTCCGGGCCATGAAGGCGTCGGCCATATCGCCGCCGTCGGATCGGGCGTCACGCACGTCAAGGAAGGTGACCGGGTCGGCGTTCCCTGGCTCTACACCGCCTGCGGTCATTGCGTGCATTGCCTGGGCGGCTGGGAAACCCTGTGCGAACTCCAGCAGAATACCGGCTATTCGGTCAATGGCAGCTTCGCGGAATATGTCCTCGCCGATCCCAACTATGTCGGGCATCTTCCCGACAATGTCGGCTTCATCGACATCGCGCCGATCCTTTGCGCGGGCGTCACGGTCTATAAGGGACTGAAGGCCACCGAGACGAAGCCTGGCGAATGGGTGGTGGTCTCGGGGATCGGCGGGCTCGGGCACATGGCAGTGCAATATGCCCGCGCGATGGGCTTCAACGTCGCGGCGGTCGACATCGATGATCGCAAGCTCGATCTTGCGACGCGCCTTGGTGCCGCACTGACCGTCAATGCGCGTGATGAGGATCCTTCGGTCGCCATCAAGAAAGCGATCGGCGGGGCGCAGGGCGTCCTCGTCACCGCGGTCTCACCCACGGCCTTCCAGCAGGCGCTGGGCATGGTCAGGCGCGGCGGAACGGTGGCGCTCAACGGCCTGCCGCCGGGCGATTTTCCGCTGTCCATCTTCGACACCGTGCTCAACGGCATCACCGTGCGCGGCTCGATCGTCGGCACCCGGCTCGACCTTCTCGAAGCGCTAGAATTTGCCGGTGAAGGCAAGGTCCACGCGACGGTGCACACCGAAAAGCTGGAGAACATCAACGATGTCTTCGCGCGCATGCACCATGGCGACATCGAGGGGCGAATCGTCCTCGATCTGGCCTGA
- a CDS encoding copper resistance protein B, with amino-acid sequence MTIHGESTSHASVSQPTDRAASFRPGAGERLRYEFSRKLAPHVGFVWECALGGTADFRRANRELVTERRVVVGLRLWW; translated from the coding sequence CTGACCATCCATGGCGAAAGCACCAGTCATGCCTCCGTTTCACAGCCTACCGATCGCGCGGCGTCGTTTCGTCCAGGGGCTGGCGAGCGGCTGCGTTACGAATTCTCCCGCAAGCTCGCGCCCCATGTCGGCTTTGTCTGGGAATGCGCTCTCGGCGGGACCGCCGACTTCCGGCGTGCGAATCGCGAGCTTGTGACCGAGCGCCGCGTGGTGGTCGGCCTGCGATTGTGGTGGTGA
- a CDS encoding DUF2933 domain-containing protein, producing MDDHDHRLRKRGRMVLIGFLLVAGFFLIAEHTAHFFGALPYLILLACPLMHLFMHRGHGGHHHGGDEPTQAQTGLPANSNERTEGAPR from the coding sequence ATGGATGATCACGACCATCGATTACGCAAGCGTGGGAGAATGGTCCTGATTGGATTCCTCCTGGTCGCCGGCTTTTTTCTGATTGCCGAGCATACCGCGCACTTCTTCGGTGCGCTGCCCTATCTGATCCTTCTCGCTTGTCCGCTCATGCATCTGTTCATGCACCGCGGTCATGGCGGTCATCACCATGGCGGCGATGAACCCACACAGGCGCAGACCGGCCTGCCGGCCAATTCCAACGAACGCACCGAAGGGGCGCCGAGATGA
- a CDS encoding MFS transporter, translating to MLLFAVAAASAGQTAMLAFLPSLVDDGQSPLSLRAHDFHVASLSAVHPLAALLFAPLWGWLADRVDYRVVLRAALVVLVFALAPVGVVALPVLYLLRMLAGMSAAAIIPLALLATSFAAGGRSKRAIHFTWLTAFVFLGDMSAPLLAEASRAVFPRAPLLMLAALVAMIALFMMFVRLPASGGAGSRGDDREAASLPTTLILLLVTVLGGGGLAAIHVSLLVTRAETSLNRETIAWMLSLCGFAMLAAQLFHTRVSWLVTAPRLLACFTLALLAAALFVFPYGSSMVGIAGLIVAAGWSSASIRLVTSFWIGGSALPSGWKLGLQHAAASIGQALAPIAIALAEPGEQSRILLGIGWMSMLLLIALPLVWRRRPDSTRANGR from the coding sequence TTGTTGCTGTTCGCGGTGGCGGCTGCGTCCGCGGGTCAGACGGCCATGCTCGCGTTCCTGCCGTCGCTTGTCGACGATGGACAGTCGCCCCTATCGCTGCGCGCCCATGACTTCCATGTCGCGAGCCTGAGTGCGGTGCATCCCCTAGCGGCGTTGCTCTTTGCGCCGCTGTGGGGTTGGCTCGCGGACCGCGTGGACTATCGGGTCGTCTTGCGCGCTGCGCTCGTCGTTCTGGTGTTTGCGCTGGCGCCGGTCGGGGTCGTGGCGCTTCCGGTACTCTATCTGTTGCGCATGCTCGCCGGCATGTCTGCGGCCGCGATAATACCGCTCGCGTTGCTTGCCACGAGCTTTGCCGCCGGCGGGCGGAGCAAGCGGGCGATACACTTCACCTGGCTCACCGCCTTCGTGTTCCTGGGAGATATGTCCGCTCCACTGCTCGCCGAGGCCTCCAGGGCGGTCTTTCCCCGAGCACCACTCCTGATGCTGGCGGCTCTCGTCGCGATGATCGCGCTCTTCATGATGTTCGTGCGTCTGCCGGCGAGCGGCGGCGCAGGGTCGAGGGGCGATGATCGCGAAGCAGCGTCGCTTCCGACCACCCTCATCCTTCTGCTTGTCACGGTCCTTGGCGGCGGAGGGCTTGCTGCCATCCATGTCAGCCTGTTGGTGACCCGGGCCGAAACAAGCCTAAACCGGGAGACGATTGCATGGATGCTCAGTCTTTGCGGGTTTGCCATGTTGGCGGCGCAGCTGTTCCACACCAGGGTCTCCTGGCTGGTGACCGCGCCGAGATTGCTCGCATGCTTCACGCTTGCGCTTCTCGCCGCCGCCCTGTTCGTCTTTCCCTACGGATCGTCCATGGTCGGGATCGCCGGCCTCATTGTCGCAGCTGGCTGGAGCTCGGCGAGCATTCGTCTCGTCACGAGCTTCTGGATCGGCGGTTCCGCGCTGCCCTCCGGCTGGAAACTTGGGCTCCAGCATGCTGCGGCCAGCATCGGTCAGGCCCTTGCACCGATTGCGATCGCCTTGGCCGAGCCGGGAGAGCAGTCGCGGATTCTGCTCGGCATCGGCTGGATGTCGATGCTTCTCCTCATTGCGCTGCCGCTGGTCTGGCGGCGAAGGCCGGACTCGACAAGAGCCAACGGCCGATGA
- a CDS encoding aldehyde dehydrogenase family protein, whose amino-acid sequence MYEKAIGTINAAPSFRHRYDNFIGGRWSAPATGEYFADTSPINGALIAEFALSTPDDVERALDAAYAAKDGWARVSLAERARLLNRIADRLEDNLELLALAETIDNGKPIRETRAADVPLAIDHFRYFAGCIRAEEGAISSIDHDTIAYHFREPLGVVGQIIPWNFPLLMAAWKIAPALAAGNCTVIKPASQTPLTLMMLAELTADILPPGVLNVVTGPGRTVGQAIAANPRIAKVSFTGETVTGKQIMRAAADHLISQTMELGGKSPNIFMADVLDEEDAFFDKALEGFTLFAFNKGEVCTCPSRALVHESIFDRFMERAVARVAAIRQGNPLDPLVQVGAQASEDQLHKILGYIEIGKAEGAQCLTGGARALPGGELDHGYFVQPTVFVGDNRMRIFQEEIFGPVLSVTRFKTVEEAITLANDTAYGLGAGVWTRNGNTAYRLGRAIQAGRVWTNCYHQYPAHAAFGGYKASGFGRENHKMMLDHYQQTKNLLVSYDEHALGLF is encoded by the coding sequence ATGTACGAGAAAGCGATCGGGACCATCAACGCGGCACCATCGTTCCGGCACCGCTATGACAATTTTATCGGCGGCCGCTGGAGCGCTCCCGCCACGGGCGAATATTTCGCGGACACGAGCCCGATCAACGGTGCCCTGATCGCCGAGTTCGCCCTCTCGACCCCGGATGATGTCGAGCGCGCTCTCGATGCAGCTTACGCCGCCAAGGATGGATGGGCGAGGGTCTCGCTAGCCGAGCGAGCGCGTCTGCTCAACCGGATCGCCGATCGTCTCGAAGACAATCTTGAGCTTCTGGCGCTGGCCGAGACGATCGACAACGGCAAGCCGATCCGCGAGACGCGCGCCGCCGATGTGCCCCTCGCGATTGATCATTTTCGCTACTTCGCCGGCTGCATCCGGGCGGAGGAGGGCGCGATCTCGTCGATAGATCACGACACCATCGCCTATCATTTCCGCGAGCCGCTTGGCGTCGTCGGGCAGATCATCCCGTGGAATTTCCCGTTGCTGATGGCAGCTTGGAAGATCGCGCCTGCGCTGGCCGCGGGCAACTGCACGGTCATCAAACCCGCCTCTCAGACACCCCTCACGCTGATGATGCTCGCCGAGCTCACCGCCGATATTCTGCCGCCGGGCGTGCTCAACGTCGTGACCGGCCCCGGGCGGACCGTCGGCCAGGCGATCGCCGCCAATCCCCGCATTGCCAAAGTCTCCTTCACGGGGGAGACCGTCACCGGCAAGCAGATCATGCGTGCCGCCGCCGACCATCTCATCTCGCAGACGATGGAGCTTGGCGGCAAATCGCCCAACATCTTCATGGCCGACGTGCTCGACGAGGAGGATGCCTTCTTCGACAAGGCGCTCGAAGGTTTCACGCTCTTCGCCTTCAACAAGGGCGAGGTTTGCACCTGTCCCTCGCGGGCACTGGTCCATGAATCGATCTTCGACCGCTTCATGGAGCGTGCCGTGGCGCGCGTCGCCGCGATCCGGCAGGGCAACCCGCTCGATCCTTTGGTCCAGGTCGGCGCCCAGGCGTCCGAAGACCAGCTCCACAAGATCCTCGGCTATATCGAGATCGGCAAGGCCGAAGGCGCGCAATGCCTGACCGGCGGTGCCCGCGCGCTTCCTGGCGGCGAACTCGACCACGGCTATTTCGTGCAGCCGACCGTGTTCGTCGGCGATAACCGCATGCGGATCTTCCAGGAGGAAATCTTCGGACCGGTCCTGTCGGTCACTCGGTTCAAGACGGTCGAGGAGGCGATCACGCTCGCCAATGACACGGCCTATGGCCTCGGCGCGGGCGTCTGGACCCGCAACGGCAATACTGCCTACCGGCTCGGCCGCGCGATCCAGGCCGGCCGGGTCTGGACCAACTGCTATCATCAGTATCCCGCCCATGCCGCGTTCGGAGGCTACAAGGCGTCGGGGTTCGGGCGCGAGAACCACAAGATGATGCTCGATCATTACCAGCAGACCAAGAACCTGCTCGTCTCCTATGACGAGCACGCGCTCGGTCTGTTCTGA
- a CDS encoding methyltransferase family protein: MTHADYGYGLWGLALVNSAVFILFAFSFFKPQTERDWRSFGAFSAFIIALFTEMYGFPLTIYLLSGWLQSRYPGFDWFTHDAGHLLEELFGWRQNPHFGPFHLLSFVFIGGGFTLIASAWNTLYAAQRDGVLATTGVYGWARHPQYLGFILVMFGFLLQWPTLLTLLMFPVLVVMYVRLARSEEGDAIATFGADYESYRRRVPGFIPRLGRVHS, encoded by the coding sequence ATGACGCACGCCGATTATGGCTATGGCCTTTGGGGCCTTGCGCTGGTTAACTCGGCCGTGTTCATCTTGTTTGCGTTCAGCTTCTTCAAGCCACAGACCGAGCGGGATTGGCGTTCGTTCGGTGCGTTTAGCGCGTTCATCATCGCGCTGTTCACCGAGATGTACGGGTTTCCGCTCACCATCTATCTACTCTCAGGCTGGTTACAGAGCCGCTACCCGGGCTTCGATTGGTTCACGCACGATGCCGGCCATCTTCTCGAAGAGCTGTTCGGCTGGCGCCAAAATCCGCATTTCGGTCCCTTTCATCTGCTCAGCTTCGTGTTTATCGGTGGCGGCTTCACCCTGATCGCGTCGGCCTGGAATACGCTCTACGCCGCCCAGCGCGACGGCGTACTGGCGACGACGGGCGTCTATGGCTGGGCCCGTCATCCGCAATATCTCGGCTTCATCCTCGTGATGTTCGGGTTCCTGCTGCAATGGCCGACGCTGCTGACGCTCCTCATGTTTCCCGTGTTGGTCGTCATGTATGTGCGTCTCGCCCGTAGCGAAGAAGGCGATGCGATCGCAACCTTCGGCGCTGACTATGAGAGCTACAGGCGCCGCGTTCCCGGGTTCATTCCGCGCCTGGGACGCGTGCACTCCTGA
- a CDS encoding heavy metal translocating P-type ATPase produces MKDSGASAHVHGHGCCSGQTGQGTHAATKDPVCGMAVDPQKTEHHADHAGETYHFCSATCRTKFLAEPKRYLGSSPPPIDAPAGTIWTCPMHPEIRQDHPGACPICGMGLEPATVTADTGPSHELLDMTRRFWIGMVLTLPVLLLEMGAHLIPALHRIVPMSVSVWVQLALATPVVLWAGWPFFERGWASLRSRNLNMFTLIAMGTGVAWLYSVVATLAPHIFPPAFRSADGVVAVYFEAAAVITVLVLLGQVLELKARERTSGAIKALLNLAPKTARRIAPDGTDEEISLDLVAVGDRLRVRPGEKVPVDGLVDDGRSSLDESMVTGESMPVTKAKDDKVIGGTLNQTGALIIVAEKVGRDTMLARIVQMVAEAQRSRAPIQRMADRVSGWFVPVVILIAILAFVGWAMWGPEPRFAYGLVAAVAVLIIACPCALGLATPMSIMVGVGRGAGVGVLIKNAEALEHMEKVDTLVVDKTGTLTEGRPAVTSIVPAEGFQESELLRLAASVERASEHPLALAIVEAAQDRGIALTDVSAFDSPTGRGALGTVEGRKIVLGNARFLGEEGISTALLAETADQLRGDGATAIFIGVDGRVGGVFAIADPVKQTTPDALAALRAEGIRVVMLTGDNRTTAVAVAKRLGIDEVEAEVLPDEKSAVVARLKQEGRVVAMAGDGVNDAPALAAADVGIAMGSGTDVAIESAGVTLLKGDLTGIVRARRLSQATMANIRQNLVFAFMYNVAGIPVAAGVLYPLFGILLSPVIAAAAMALSSVSVVANALRLNRQAL; encoded by the coding sequence ATGAAAGATTCAGGCGCTTCGGCACACGTTCACGGACATGGTTGCTGCTCTGGCCAGACCGGGCAGGGCACGCACGCAGCGACAAAAGATCCAGTTTGCGGCATGGCGGTCGATCCTCAGAAGACCGAGCATCATGCCGACCATGCCGGCGAGACCTACCATTTTTGCAGCGCTACCTGCCGCACGAAATTTCTCGCTGAGCCGAAGCGGTACCTTGGCTCTTCGCCTCCCCCCATTGATGCTCCTGCGGGAACGATCTGGACCTGCCCGATGCACCCGGAGATCCGTCAGGACCATCCAGGCGCTTGCCCCATATGCGGCATGGGATTGGAGCCTGCCACCGTGACGGCCGATACGGGGCCGAGTCATGAACTTCTCGACATGACGCGCCGCTTCTGGATCGGAATGGTCCTTACGCTCCCTGTGCTGTTACTTGAGATGGGAGCGCACCTCATTCCCGCGCTGCACCGGATAGTGCCGATGTCGGTCTCGGTCTGGGTGCAACTCGCGCTGGCCACTCCAGTCGTCCTGTGGGCAGGGTGGCCCTTCTTTGAACGTGGCTGGGCATCGCTCAGGTCCCGCAACCTCAATATGTTCACGCTGATTGCGATGGGTACCGGCGTGGCATGGTTATACAGCGTCGTGGCCACGCTTGCGCCCCACATCTTCCCACCCGCTTTCCGAAGTGCGGACGGCGTCGTTGCGGTCTATTTTGAAGCCGCTGCCGTGATCACTGTTTTGGTGCTGCTCGGCCAAGTGCTGGAACTGAAAGCCAGGGAACGTACCTCGGGTGCAATCAAGGCTTTGCTGAACTTGGCGCCAAAAACTGCCCGCCGTATCGCGCCAGACGGTACGGACGAAGAGATCAGCCTCGATCTCGTCGCCGTGGGCGACCGCCTGCGTGTGCGTCCTGGCGAGAAGGTGCCGGTCGACGGACTCGTCGACGACGGACGTTCGTCGCTCGACGAGTCCATGGTCACGGGCGAATCCATGCCGGTCACGAAGGCGAAGGATGACAAGGTCATCGGCGGAACGCTCAATCAGACCGGTGCCCTCATTATCGTCGCGGAAAAGGTGGGCCGAGACACGATGCTCGCCCGCATTGTTCAGATGGTGGCTGAAGCGCAGCGCTCTCGTGCACCCATCCAACGAATGGCCGATCGCGTTTCCGGATGGTTTGTTCCCGTTGTGATCCTGATTGCGATACTTGCATTTGTCGGTTGGGCCATGTGGGGTCCTGAACCTCGTTTCGCATACGGCCTCGTCGCAGCTGTCGCCGTCCTCATCATCGCCTGTCCGTGTGCGCTCGGCCTCGCCACACCCATGTCGATCATGGTCGGTGTCGGCCGTGGCGCGGGTGTTGGTGTTCTCATCAAGAATGCCGAAGCGCTTGAGCATATGGAAAAGGTCGATACCCTTGTCGTCGACAAAACCGGCACCTTGACCGAAGGCCGTCCGGCGGTGACCTCAATCGTTCCAGCCGAGGGGTTCCAAGAATCCGAACTTTTGAGGCTCGCCGCCTCTGTTGAACGAGCTTCGGAGCATCCGCTTGCATTGGCTATAGTTGAAGCTGCGCAGGATCGTGGTATCGCCCTGACCGACGTCAGCGCGTTCGACTCTCCGACCGGGCGGGGCGCGCTCGGAACCGTCGAGGGCAGAAAGATCGTTCTCGGGAATGCGCGCTTCCTTGGGGAGGAAGGCATTTCTACCGCACTGTTGGCGGAGACGGCTGATCAGCTTCGAGGCGATGGCGCGACCGCCATATTCATCGGCGTGGACGGCAGGGTCGGCGGCGTATTTGCGATTGCTGATCCTGTAAAGCAGACTACGCCCGATGCGCTCGCCGCGCTAAGGGCTGAGGGGATTCGCGTTGTCATGCTCACGGGCGACAATCGAACCACCGCGGTGGCTGTCGCCAAGCGGCTCGGCATCGACGAAGTCGAAGCCGAAGTCCTGCCAGACGAGAAGAGCGCCGTGGTTGCGCGTCTGAAGCAGGAAGGACGGGTGGTGGCGATGGCCGGCGACGGGGTTAACGACGCGCCTGCCCTTGCCGCCGCTGACGTCGGCATTGCCATGGGATCGGGGACGGACGTTGCTATTGAGAGCGCTGGCGTCACCCTGCTGAAGGGCGACCTTACCGGTATCGTGCGGGCACGGCGCTTGTCGCAGGCGACGATGGCCAACATCCGTCAGAATCTGGTGTTTGCATTCATGTATAACGTCGCCGGTATCCCGGTCGCCGCGGGTGTCCTCTATCCGCTTTTTGGAATTCTGCTTTCTCCCGTCATAGCAGCGGCGGCGATGGCGTTGTCTTCCGTCAGCGTGGTGGCCAACGCTCTCAGGCTTAACCGGCAGGCGCTGTAA
- a CDS encoding IS3 family transposase (programmed frameshift) has product MKPRSSHSKLSSKAPAEQVVKSIRRQTRRHFSAEDKIRIVLDGLRGEDSIAELCRKEGIAQSLYYTWSKEFMEAGKRRLAGDTARAATTGEVQDLRREARALKECVADLTLENRLLKKHDRGWGRRRMRYPASEKLEIIRIVEQSHLPAKRTLDQLGIPRRTFYRWYDRYLEGGPEALEDRPSVPIRVWNRIPAKIYDQIIELALEQSELSPRELAVRFTDEQRYFVSEATVYRLLKAHDLITSPAYVVIKAADQFHTKTTRPNEMWQTDFTYFKIIGWGWMYLSTVLDDFSRYIIAWKLCTNMRAEDVTDTLDLALAASGCDSATVLHKPRLLSDNGPSYIAGELAEYIEVRKMSHVRGAPCHPQTQGKIERWHQTLKNRILLENYFLPGDLEAQIEAFVEHYNHQRYHESLANVTPADAYFGRAPAIIKQRERLKRQTIEHRRLQHRKLAA; this is encoded by the exons ATGAAGCCCAGATCCTCCCATTCAAAATTGTCGTCGAAGGCCCCTGCGGAGCAGGTGGTGAAGAGCATCCGGCGGCAGACCCGTCGGCACTTCTCGGCTGAGGACAAGATCCGGATCGTGCTGGATGGCCTGCGCGGCGAGGACAGCATTGCCGAGCTGTGCCGCAAGGAAGGGATCGCCCAGAGCCTGTACTACACCTGGTCGAAGGAGTTCATGGAAGCCGGCAAGCGACGCCTGGCCGGCGACACCGCTCGTGCTGCGACCACCGGCGAGGTGCAGGATCTGCGCCGCGAAGCCCGGGCCCTGAAGGAATGCGTGGCCGACCTGACGCTCGAGAACCGGCTGCTC AAAAAGCATGATCGCGGATGGGGAAGGCGAAGAATGAGGTATCCCGCATCCGAGAAGCTCGAGATCATCAGGATCGTCGAACAGTCGCACCTGCCGGCCAAGCGCACGCTGGACCAGCTCGGCATTCCCCGCCGGACGTTCTATCGTTGGTATGATCGCTACCTTGAAGGTGGGCCGGAAGCGTTGGAAGATCGGCCATCGGTGCCGATCCGGGTGTGGAACCGCATCCCGGCCAAGATCTACGACCAGATCATCGAGCTGGCGCTGGAACAGTCCGAGCTGAGCCCCCGGGAGCTGGCCGTGCGCTTCACCGACGAGCAGCGCTACTTCGTATCGGAAGCCACGGTTTACCGGCTGCTCAAGGCCCACGACCTGATCACCAGCCCGGCTTACGTTGTGATCAAGGCGGCCGACCAGTTCCACACGAAGACCACCCGCCCGAACGAGATGTGGCAGACCGACTTCACCTACTTCAAGATTATCGGGTGGGGTTGGATGTACCTGTCGACCGTGCTCGACGACTTCTCGCGCTATATCATCGCCTGGAAGCTGTGCACCAACATGCGGGCCGAGGACGTGACCGACACGCTGGACCTCGCCCTGGCAGCTTCCGGCTGCGACAGCGCCACGGTGCTGCACAAGCCCCGGCTGCTCAGCGACAATGGCCCCAGCTACATCGCCGGTGAGCTGGCCGAATACATCGAAGTCCGGAAGATGAGCCACGTACGCGGAGCCCCGTGTCATCCCCAGACCCAGGGCAAAATCGAGCGCTGGCACCAGACCCTGAAGAACCGCATCCTGCTGGAAAACTACTTCCTGCCTGGCGACCTCGAGGCCCAGATCGAGGCCTTCGTCGAGCACTACAACCACCAGCGTTACCATGAGAGCCTGGCCAACGTGACGCCCGCCGACGCCTACTTCGGCAGGGCGCCGGCCATCATCAAGCAGCGCGAAAGGCTCAAGCGACAGACCATCGAACATCGGCGCTTGCAGCACCGCAAGCTCGCCGCCTAA